Proteins encoded together in one Solanum lycopersicum chromosome 7, SLM_r2.1 window:
- the LOC101265657 gene encoding uncharacterized protein, producing MKKSNFLRSSKDMLTKSFNSTKCKMSLKLASSRLKLLKNKKEVQVKQMKRELSQLLDSGQDRTARIRVEHVLREEKMMAAYDLIEIYCELIVARLPIIESQKNCPIDLKEAITSVVFASPRCGDIPELVDVRKHLTAKYGKEFISAAVELRPNCGVSRMLVEKLSAKAPDGQTKMRILGAIAEEHGVKWDPKSVEETESVPSNDLLNGSGSLEKAGNIHEDPLHLNASVMRLPLDHCKRPNASSNPQEQNARSSLETQSFDSAYSGGRGVTPSSNYHHGVSPSGSRDERSEIGQSVPGDGKFSMDRQNWNMEFKDATSAAQAAAESAERASLAARAAAELSRVSRQYSSESQRPEVQSLVGGGRGMYDTSIHEHFSKDSANSSLSDRNPRLQNGRIDSLHHENLARATRQFHDDDHATSGGSGPGNYGSSSMHEHFPKDSVVSSSPNRTSRFQQERTESLQHDNMPRATRHDNDMHGTFDRPDSQVSAGATGSINTDNSFPSVGEGYKYMQKSLSKADSEMITRKSVGRTESESTGSFKNELVEDFNYFGEEASRKDPKINSSESYLSASGFGENIHHSNQQSYGYAKTNDPFNNVYQGHIPSETVSKSSHDSASVAFDDSGSEEDYNIKFDSDPTYDDQQAKLYFPSPERKSPTYNSAIKESWSFDSNKSQEESSMTSEIFVEKQSPQLYKSLAAAGDNSRQENVVPSFDDSDGMNSESDSEIVQHPIGTDGNKWLPALPRTQTDHDTLASSVSDSEKAFTFGKLTGGLKHKGHIPPPYLRSQLNSVPSSVENAKGSPAVTSQDVAPPKSSVGLGMRMKIDDKSSSRLDDTHHASDTDSSDAEFSQEASSYSQRTYSQKRGSEVNTKYAGLRGSSTYFDSDSSDSEAGPKKHSFAGRSQLNSGISRRTKASSSSFDTNISSKSKISSETAVNSDSGVDGKPINCSFGIKTQEPLKPVRNSYAADTQKTQRLTKNFYSSESHESPTDKRISLEQPSAGPTVPMPVIQTRITSHERRQKMGRVEKPSSSSQMAAASGNNDVPKAPASSGDKFSSADSMKKASHVHPKLPDYDDIASKLLSLRTSPK from the exons ATGAAGAAATCCAATTTCTTAAGAAGTTCTAAAGATATGCTTACCAAGAGCTTCAATTCCACCAAATG TAAGATGTCCTTAAAGCTAGCGTCTTCAAggttgaaattgttgaagaacaagaaggaaGTGCAAGTGAAGCAGATGAAAAGAGAACTTTCCCAGTTGCTTGATTCTGGTCAGGACCGGACAGCAAGAATTCGT GTGGAGCATGTACTTAGGGAGGAGAAGATGATGGCAGCATATGATCTTATCGAGATTTACTGTGAACTGATCGTGGCACGGTTGCCAATTATTGAGTCACAAAA AAATTGCCCCATTGACTTGAAAGAAGCAATTACCAGTGTAGTTTTTGCGTCACCAAGGTGTGGAGACATACCAGAACTTGTAGATGTTCGGAAACATCTTACCGCAAAATATGGGAAAGAATTTATAAGTGCAGCAGTTGAGCTCCGTCCAAATTGTGGAGTTAGTCGCATG TTGGTTGAGAAGTTATCTGCGAAAGCGCCTGATGGGCAGACCAAAATGAGAATCTTGGGGGCAATTGCTGAGGAACATGGTGTTAAATGGGATCCTAAATCAGTAGAAGAGACAGAGTCAGTGCCTTCAAATGACTTGTTG AATGGATCTGGTAGTTTAGAGAAGGCTGGTAACATCCATGAAGACCCTCTTCATCTCAATGCGTCAGTTATGAGACTTCCACTTGATCACTGTAAAAGGCCTAATGCATCTTCAAATCCCCAAGAGCAGAATGCAAGATCCTCATTGGAGACCCAAAGCTTTGACTCTGCATATAGTGGTGGTAGAGGAGTAACACCATCTTCTAACTATCATCATGGAGTTAGTCCTTCAG GGTCTAGGGATGAAAGGTCAGAAATTGGGCAGTCAGTTCCTGGAGATGGTAAATTTTCTATGGACAGGCAGAATTGGAATATGGAATTCAAAGATGCTACCTCTGCTGCTCAAGCAGCTGCTGAGTCTGCAGAACGTGCAAGCCTAGCTGCCAGAGCTGCTGCTGAACTTTCAAGGGTTTCAAGGCAATATTCCTCGGAATCTCAGAGGCCTGAAGTACAGTCTTTGGTAGGTGGAGGACGAGGAATGTATGACACAAGTATCCATGAACATTTTTCCAAAGATTCAGCAAATAGCTCTTTATCTGACAGAAATCCAAGGCTTCAGAATGGAAGAATTGATAGTTTGCATCATGAAAATCTGGCTAGAGCGACAAGACAATTTCATGATGATGATCATGCTACTTCAGGAGGTTCAGGACCAGGGAACTATGGTAGTTCAAGTATGCATGAACATTTTCCTAAAGATTCAGTTGTGAGCTCTTCACCGAATAGAACTTCAAGGTTTCAGCAAGAAAGGACGGAGAGTTTGCAACATGATAATATGCCTAGGGCAACAAGACATGATAATGATATGCATGGTACTTTTGATAGGCCTGATTCACAAGTCTCCGCAGGTGCCACGGGCTCAATTAATACTGATAATTCATTTCCTAGTGTTGGAGAAGGTTATAAGTACATGCAGAAAAGCCTATCAAAAGCGGACAGTGAAATGATAACGAGAAAATCAGTTGGCAGAACTGAATCTGAATCCACGGGTAGCTTTAAGAATGAGTTAGTGGAGGATTTCAATTATTTTGGAGAAGAAGCTAGTAGAAAAGATCCCAAAATTAATTCTTCAGAATCTTATTTAAGCGCTTCAGGTTTTGGTGAAAATATTCATCATTCTAACCAACAAAGTTATGGTTATGCTAAGACTAATGATCCCTTTAATAATGTTTACCAAGGTCACATTCCTAGTGAAACTGTTAGTAAGAGTTCTCATGATTCTGCCTCTGTTGCTTTTGATGATTCTGGCTCAGAAGAAGATTATAATATTAAGTTTGACTCAGATCCTACATATGATGACCAGCAAGCCAAACTTTATTTTCCATCACCAGAAAGGAAATCACCTACTTACAACTCTGCAATTAAAGAATCGTGGAGCTTTGACTCGAACAAATCACAGGAGGAGTCCTCGATGACATCAGAAATCTTTGTGGAAAAGCAATCGCCTCAATTATACAAAAGCTTGGCTGCCGCTGGTGACAATTCACGACAAGAAAATGTTGTGCCATCCTTTGACGATTCTGATGGTATGAATTCCGAAAGTGACAGTGAGATAGTCCAACACCCGATAG GAACTGATGGGAACAAATGGTTACCAGCTTTGCCCAGGACACAGACAGATCATGATACTTTGGCTTCTTCTGTTTCTGACTCCGAAAAGGCATTCACATTTGGGAAGTTAACTGGTGGCCTTAAGCATAAAGGCCATATCCCTCCACCTTACTTAAGAAGCCAGTTAAACAGTGTTCCATCTTCAGTCGAGAATGCTAAGGGAAGTCCTGCGGTGACGTCACAAGATGTTGCACCCCCTAAGAGTTCTGTTGGTTTAGGAATGAGGATGAAAATAGACGATAAGTCAAGCTCAAGATTGGATGACACTCATCATGCTTCAGATACCGACAGTTCTGATGCAGAATTTTCACAAGAGGCTTCGAGTTACAGTCAAAGAACTTATTCACAAAAAAGAGGCAGCGAGGTTAATACAAAATATGCAGGCTTACGAGGTTCATCCACATATTTTGATTCTGATAGCAGTGATTCCGAGGCTGGTCCTAAGAAACATTCTTTTGCTGGTAGAAGTCAATTGAATAGTGGAATTTCTCGTAGAACTAAAGCTTCTTCCTCCAGCTTCGATACAAACATTTCATCAAAGTCTAAAATCAGCTCCGAAACAGCTGTTAATTCTGACTCTGGTGTAGATGGCAAACCCATCAACTGCTCTTTCGGAATTAAAACTCAAGAACCTCTGAAACCCGTCAGAAATTCTTATGCTGCTGATACACAAAAAACTCAGAGACTGACCAAGAACTTTTACAGTAGTGAATCACATGAATCCCCAACAGATAAAAGGATAAGTTTAGAGCAGCCCAGCGCTGGACCTACAGTTCCAATGCCTGTTATACAGACCAGGATAACATCACATGAAAGGAGACAGAAGATGGGAAGGGTGGAAAAACCATCTAGCTCTTCCCAAATGGCAGCAGCATCAGGCAACAATGATGTTCCAAAGGCACCAGCTTCCAGTGGGGACAAATTTTCCAGTGCGGATAGCATGAAGAAAGCTAGTCATGTACATCCAAAGCTGCCTGATTATGATGATATTGCTTCTAAGTTGCTGTCGCTTCGAACGAGTCCCAAGTGA